From a single Lactococcus carnosus genomic region:
- the alr gene encoding alanine racemase, with amino-acid sequence MKPSTHRPTRAIISLTAIQDNIKQFKTHVGKQTEVWAVVKANAYGHGAISVSQSIDDLVAGFCVSNLDEAIELRSHGTVKPILVLSGIVPEDIHIAVNLRLIVTVPSLDWFKLVSQHLEDVDCEHLRFHIKVDSGMGRIGVTTAEEANQIIALADELSADFAGVFTHFATADEVAQDKFIDQKEKFETIVANLTRRPTYVHSSNSAAGIWHKETVQDIERLGDVMYGLNPSGKVLDMPYAITPALELISELTHVKRIAKGDTVGYGAEFVADQETIIGTVPIGYADGWTRNMTGFYVLVAGKRCPIVGRISMDQITIALDEKLPIGTKVTLIGQDEQETITVDDVAAYRGTINYEVVCLLSDRIKRIYPDGLAEP; translated from the coding sequence ATGAAACCAAGTACCCATCGCCCGACTCGGGCGATTATCAGTCTTACTGCAATTCAAGATAATATTAAACAATTTAAAACGCATGTTGGCAAACAAACAGAGGTCTGGGCAGTTGTCAAAGCAAATGCCTATGGACATGGTGCGATTAGTGTGTCACAAAGTATTGATGACCTAGTGGCAGGCTTTTGTGTGTCGAACCTCGATGAAGCAATCGAGCTTCGCAGTCATGGGACAGTCAAACCTATCCTGGTCTTAAGTGGGATCGTACCAGAAGATATTCATATTGCGGTCAATTTACGCTTGATTGTAACGGTCCCTTCACTGGACTGGTTTAAGTTAGTCTCTCAGCATCTTGAAGATGTAGACTGTGAACACTTGAGATTTCATATTAAAGTGGACTCTGGTATGGGCCGTATTGGTGTGACCACAGCTGAGGAAGCCAATCAAATCATTGCCCTAGCAGATGAACTTAGTGCAGACTTTGCTGGTGTTTTTACCCATTTCGCAACGGCAGATGAAGTGGCACAAGATAAATTTATTGACCAAAAAGAAAAATTTGAGACGATTGTCGCTAACCTGACACGACGCCCTACCTATGTGCATTCCAGTAATTCAGCTGCAGGCATCTGGCATAAAGAAACGGTACAAGATATCGAACGTTTGGGTGATGTCATGTATGGCTTAAACCCAAGTGGTAAAGTGTTAGACATGCCCTATGCTATTACGCCGGCTTTAGAATTGATTTCTGAACTGACGCATGTTAAGCGCATTGCAAAAGGGGATACTGTGGGCTACGGTGCTGAGTTTGTCGCAGATCAAGAGACCATCATCGGCACAGTCCCCATCGGTTACGCTGATGGCTGGACGCGTAATATGACAGGTTTTTATGTCTTAGTTGCAGGCAAGAGATGCCCAATTGTTGGTCGCATTTCTATGGACCAGATAACCATCGCGCTAGATGAGAAGTTACCCATCGGTACAAAAGTGACCTTGATTGGTCAGGATGAGCAAGAGACGATTACAGTGGATGATGTTGCTGCTTATCGTGGGACGATAAATTATGAAGTGGTTTGTTTGCTAAGTGATCGAATCAAACGGATTTACCCAGATGGGTTAGCAGAACCTTGA
- the pepV gene encoding dipeptidase PepV gives MTNIDFKAEVAARKEALIADLFSLLEINSERDDSQVTPETPFGPGPVKALEQFLSLAARDGYATTNVDNYAGHFTYGDDLPDDAEVLGIFAHMDVVPAGSGWDSAPYSPEIRDGKIYARGASDDKGPTMACYYGLKILKELNVPLTKKIRFIAGTDEESGWGDMDYYFKHVGLPDPDFGFSPDAEFPIINGEKGNVTEYLHLSGENTGSVHLHSFTGGLRENMVPESATAIISGDLDGIQEKFDAFVQVHADKNLKFESELASDDKMTVILHGRSAHGAMPEKGVNGATYLAKFLDEIGVVSPFTKIAGTILLEDHAGEKLGVAFEDPKMGALSMNAGVFKFEDSASNNTIAVNFRYPQGTDSDKIYAVLIALAGVTAVTKSAHEHTPHYVPMADTLVSTLLSVYEKQTGLKGHEQIIGGGTFGRLLKRGVAFGAMFPGDIDTMHQANEFIPVDVLLRAAAIYAEAIYELAK, from the coding sequence ATGACAAATATTGATTTTAAAGCAGAAGTTGCAGCACGTAAAGAAGCATTGATTGCTGACTTATTCTCATTATTAGAGATTAACTCAGAACGAGATGATAGCCAAGTGACACCAGAAACACCATTTGGTCCTGGACCAGTTAAGGCCTTAGAACAATTTCTAAGCTTAGCAGCACGTGATGGTTATGCCACTACAAACGTGGATAACTATGCCGGTCACTTCACTTATGGAGATGATCTACCTGATGATGCAGAAGTGTTAGGCATTTTTGCACATATGGACGTTGTACCTGCTGGATCAGGTTGGGACAGTGCGCCTTACTCACCTGAAATCCGTGATGGTAAGATTTATGCACGTGGTGCATCAGATGACAAAGGGCCTACTATGGCCTGTTACTATGGCCTTAAAATTCTTAAAGAGTTAAATGTCCCCTTAACGAAAAAAATTAGATTTATCGCTGGTACTGATGAAGAATCAGGCTGGGGAGATATGGACTATTACTTCAAGCATGTTGGCCTACCTGATCCTGACTTTGGTTTCTCACCAGATGCTGAATTCCCGATTATTAATGGTGAAAAAGGAAATGTTACAGAATATCTGCATCTGTCAGGTGAAAATACTGGATCTGTTCATTTACACAGTTTCACTGGTGGCTTGCGTGAAAACATGGTACCTGAATCAGCAACTGCGATCATTTCAGGAGACCTAGACGGTATCCAAGAGAAGTTTGATGCATTTGTTCAAGTACATGCAGACAAAAATCTTAAGTTTGAATCAGAACTTGCTAGTGATGACAAGATGACTGTTATCCTCCATGGTCGTTCAGCCCATGGTGCTATGCCAGAAAAGGGTGTAAATGGGGCGACTTACCTTGCTAAATTCTTGGATGAAATCGGTGTTGTGTCACCCTTTACAAAGATAGCTGGGACCATCTTATTAGAAGACCATGCAGGAGAAAAACTAGGTGTCGCCTTTGAAGATCCTAAGATGGGTGCCCTATCGATGAATGCAGGTGTCTTTAAATTTGAAGATAGTGCATCTAACAATACGATTGCGGTTAACTTCCGTTACCCACAAGGAACAGATTCAGATAAGATTTATGCAGTACTCATTGCATTAGCAGGAGTGACTGCTGTGACTAAGTCAGCACATGAACATACGCCACACTATGTGCCGATGGCAGACACCTTAGTTAGCACGTTACTCAGCGTTTATGAAAAGCAAACCGGTCTCAAAGGTCATGAACAAATCATTGGTGGTGGTACCTTTGGTCGCTTGCTCAAACGTGGTGTTGCTTTTGGTGCCATGTTCCCTGGAGATATCGATACCATGCACCAAGCAAATGAATTTATCCCAGTTGACGTTTTACTACGTGCTGCAGCCATTTATGCAGAAGCGATTTATGAGTTAGCTAAGTAA
- the acpS gene encoding holo-ACP synthase, translating into MIYGNGVDNIELSRIENALARNAKFAKRVLTDKELAKFMTLSGRRQIEFLGGRWAAKEAYAKAYGTGIGGHVSFQDLEVLPDQLGAPKFIRHPFSDRGVAHISISHSNLEAVAFVILESRE; encoded by the coding sequence ATGATTTATGGCAATGGTGTAGATAATATAGAACTCTCACGAATTGAAAACGCCTTAGCAAGAAATGCTAAGTTTGCAAAACGTGTGCTGACAGATAAAGAATTAGCTAAGTTTATGACCTTGTCAGGTCGCAGACAAATTGAATTTTTAGGTGGTAGATGGGCAGCCAAAGAAGCCTATGCTAAGGCATACGGTACTGGTATAGGTGGCCACGTTTCTTTTCAAGATCTGGAGGTCCTACCCGATCAGTTAGGTGCACCAAAATTTATCAGACATCCTTTTTCTGATAGAGGGGTTGCACATATTTCAATTAGTCATAGCAATTTGGAAGCTGTTGCGTTTGTTATTCTAGAAAGTCGTGAATAA
- a CDS encoding bifunctional methylenetetrahydrofolate dehydrogenase/methenyltetrahydrofolate cyclohydrolase, with amino-acid sequence MTLIDGKALADKMAIALKDKVDALKAKGVTPGLVVVLVGENPASQVYVRNKERRALTAGFKSEIIRLSEETSEKDLLALIEQLNQDSQWHGILVQLPLPAHISEEKVLLAIDPEKDVDGFHPTNMGLLWSGSPVMMPSTPAGIMVMLDEYGVDIAGKTALVIGRSNIVGKPMAQMLLDRHATVTIAHSRTKNLAEVAKQADILVVAIGMGNFVTADFVKPGAVVIDVGMNRDENGKLIGDVKFDEVEPIASLITPVPGGVGPMTITMLMEQTYETAKRTLDK; translated from the coding sequence ATGACTTTGATTGATGGTAAAGCGTTAGCAGACAAGATGGCAATTGCCTTAAAAGATAAGGTTGACGCCTTAAAAGCAAAAGGGGTAACACCTGGTTTGGTCGTTGTACTAGTTGGGGAAAATCCAGCCAGCCAAGTCTATGTTAGAAATAAAGAACGTCGTGCACTAACTGCTGGGTTTAAATCAGAAATTATTCGCTTATCTGAGGAAACAAGTGAAAAAGACTTATTAGCCCTCATTGAACAGCTCAATCAGGATAGCCAATGGCATGGTATTTTGGTGCAATTACCACTACCAGCTCATATCTCTGAAGAAAAAGTCCTACTTGCTATTGATCCTGAAAAGGATGTTGATGGGTTCCACCCTACTAATATGGGCTTATTATGGTCAGGCAGTCCTGTTATGATGCCCTCAACACCTGCTGGGATCATGGTCATGCTAGATGAATATGGTGTTGACATCGCGGGTAAAACTGCGCTTGTCATCGGTCGATCGAATATCGTCGGTAAACCGATGGCACAAATGCTATTAGATAGACATGCGACGGTGACAATCGCACATTCACGGACGAAAAATCTTGCAGAGGTAGCCAAACAAGCTGATATTCTTGTTGTCGCGATTGGTATGGGTAATTTTGTAACAGCTGATTTTGTCAAACCAGGCGCTGTTGTGATTGATGTTGGTATGAACCGTGACGAGAATGGCAAGTTGATTGGCGACGTTAAGTTTGACGAAGTTGAACCAATCGCAAGTCTGATTACGCCAGTACCAGGTGGTGTTGGCCCGATGACGATCACCATGTTGATGGAACAAACTTACGAAACAGCCAAACGCACTTTAGATAAATAA